ttgttatttTGTATTAGACTGAAGTACCGGTATTtatcacattgaaaatacataacTTAAACAGCAATAATAACTCATTTTACCTTTCTAACTTTGAATAGTCAACATCTAGATAACatcatacaaatacattatatccaataataactagaactgtaagccataggctaacaaataacccccacccctccatgtctaggttgtttgccctggagttaggccggacaaagctaattttgcctacaaggggagataactccagtcagggtcatgtgacctgtacaaaattcacagaggcgaaagtttacaagatggccattaatttctgaaagtttgataaagatttgttgaataataacaaagatgaatcccggacagggcttattttgcctactttaacacatcaaggggagataactccagtcagggtcatgtgacctgtaccaaattcacagaggcgaaagtttacaacatggccattaatttctgaaagtttgataaagatttgttgaataataacaaagatgaatcccggacagggcttattttgcctactttaacacatcaaggggagataactctggtcagggtcatgtgacccgtaccaatttcacagaggcgcaagtttacatcatggccattaatatctgaaagtttgaaaaagatttgttcaataacgacaaagatgaatcccggacaaaaaaaaaacggacggacagacggacaacccgattccagtatacccccccccccccaaactttgttttggggggtataaaaactttgttttggggggtataactagagattgctttttagctcaccttagccgtaggctgagggtgagATTTTAGGATTGATGAATGTCCGTTGTCTGTCGTCtgtccacacttagtttgttaacgCTCTAGTGGTCtcatttttgcctcaattgtcatgaaacttggtcaggatatttgtcccagtaattacttggacaagttcgaatatgggtcatctggggtcaaaaactaggtcacatgacccaaaatagaaaaaatctTCTTAACACTCGGCTactttttcagtccaaatattctgaaaatttgtcagaaaggttgtttcgatgatttctagctcaagtttagatatgggtcatctggggtcaaaaacaaggtcacagagcccaaataaagaaaaaccttgttaacactttagaggtaacattttcagcccaaatattcttgaaatatgtcagaaaggttgctccgttgatttctagctcaagttcgaataagggtcatctggggtcaaaaagcccaaatatagaaaatcCTTGTTAACAccctagaggtaacattttcagccgaAATAACCTTGAAATTTGTCAGataggttgtttcgatgatttctagctcaagtttgaatatgggtcatcttgggtcaaaaactagatcacagagcccaaatatggaaaaaaccTTGTTAAGGCTCTgcaggtaacattttcagcccaaatatcctggaaatgtgtctgaaaggttgtttcgatgatttctagcaagcattttttacacaatagcatttttttatactatcaaggcccatactctaatcatttcaaggcccataatctaggcatgcataggcAGATGGTTtccgaaaggaaccgagctctaatggatatccaaatactgtacaagtttcattgagatacaatcaaaactgaaggctgtatcgtgttcacaaggaattgtttacagacgcacagactcacatactacgtacaaactaccatcgcataagctcttttggcctttggccagtagagctaaaaactggACATAAAATAGTTCCACCTATGGTGTATGGAAGGGCAGACAGGCACCATCCAGTATGTAGTccgatcaattacttttgaaccctttgtccaatcatgaccaaatttggtcagaatgtgtataaaagtgtttaataattagcaaaattgctgtagctttaattatagaaattacctaaaattgctcttgtcctttcaataacttttgaagcatttgtccaatcatcacaaaatttggtgagaatgtgaatgggcataataaatcagagaagccaaatccctgttattgccctttaattatcaacaagtctatagcacaaaTTTTTACTAAGGTGAGCGATaaagggccatcttggccctcttgtttgaaAAAAGCGCTTTTCTCCCTTATTGTGTTGTGGTAGCTGAGAAATAAGCAATGATggacataccccatgtaagatgagtcacgcgcaataatgcgccacttcttatttcatttattgtatggtttatgaaaaatatattatgccatttcaataaagcgcaatcaaatatatatgttagcaagacttttaattaaaatcgaAAATAAAAATTCCTAAAAAACGCTTTTTTAGTTATTtcaaattactgcgctctatgacgtcagtaaacaacgtcgcacacgctttttggtgtaattgtacaaaagtacgttttctacgtcattttttccacaaaatgataaattaagatatgcaataaaaatatcaatcatatttttccctcgggcacgctgcgtggccagtaactcggcaagcctcgttaccggcttacgctcCTGCCcttgggtcggatttttctatccgtactgGAAACACATAATAGATACTTATAAActttgtacttttggactgaAGACAAACTGACAGTGACCTACAGACTGGTGactaacatttcatttttacctGTAATGTGaacttgacctactgacctaaaaaatcaaaaggggtcatctacttatCATGACCAGCTTGCATACCGAGTATGACCTGGGCTCAAGCATTCTTTAATTACTGAGTGGAAACTGttttttcacctgaaggtcaTCGCAACCTagcttgacctttgacctactgatctcaaaatcaaggCATCATCTATTAGTCTTGTCCAGGTAGCAAtcccaagtatgaagttcctgggtgccaGCCTTCTTTAGTTATTAAGCGGGAACatattttcagctcaaggtcagtGCCAATAAAACGTTTTACACCTGAAGGTCACTGCGACATTGGCCTTTGACatactgatcacaaaatcagtAGGGGTATTtgactagtcatgaacaactttAATTTCAAGTTCCTGTATGAAAAGGATTTTCAGTTATTGAGCTGAAACAATTTTACATcgccacgaccttgaccttggacccacaaaaaaagacaaattatgAAGCATGAAATACTGTAACAGCGGAAAAAATATCATGATTAATCAGGAGTCAAAAAACTTagttattgttattgaaataattaaactgATACAATTTgacaaacacattaaattataaacaattcaCAAAGTTCGTGACACGGCCCCAGTTGGCAAAGTTTTTAACAAACCAACATGGCTCGAAGGAATTTGATGAAGGATCACCTTAGGAACATtactgaaattaattttaaatcttGTTAACAGCTTCTGTGGAgttgattattttatataaggaACATTCTTATTGGTTTCAATTGACCAAGTGGTTGAGAAAGAGAGTTTGAAGGAAAAGGTTGATGACGTACGACAACAGACAACAGCTCACCCTGGAGCTCTTTGTGTTCTGGTGAGCTAAAGAAGCatcattaaagtatatatacaaataaatgatcaTATCCTTCCATCCACActattagattttttttataatatagtttatttttGCACGTATGGGCATTCCCCACTTTCCTTTGACTATTGCATAACCCAAATGGCTGAGTGTACACATATTCAATATAGCTAACAATTGAATTACGGTAGATTGTTACAATTGATTAAGTGAATAAGAAAAGGTCAAAACAGCATTcactttttattattacaattactaaactagagctatcactgaaggtgattaatacccccgaacgctgCCTCTCGTTATGATTtaacattgtatgaagttttatgaaattccatctagtagttttcaagttactgtacggacaaaagtttgaccaaaaaaacacagaaaaaggcaataactctgtaatttgctaaaatagtgtaatgattcatgtacactgaactccttctcattgtgctgtagcattgtataaagttttattacattctatccagtagttttcaagttatgccccggacaagaaaagtaacaaagggcagtaactctgtaattggctgaaaaagaattgcagttcctatacactgcactccctctcattatgatctatcactgtataaagttttattaaattccatccaataattttcaagtcatgctccggacaagaaaaagtaacaaagggcagtaactctgtaataagctgaaatagaattgcggttactgtacactgcactccctctcattatgatctatcactgtatgaattttattaaattccatccaatagttttcaagttatgctctggacaagaaaaagtaacaaagggcagtaactctgtaataagctgataTAGAaatgcggttcctgtacactgcactccctcccattatgatctatcactgtatcaagttttattaaatttcatccaatagttttcaagttatgcttcggacaagaaaaagtaacaaagggcagtaactctgtaattggctaaaatagaattgctgttcctgtacactgcactccctctcattatgatctatctatgtatgaagttttattaaattccatccaatagttttcaagtcatgctctggacaagaaaaagtaacaaagggcagtaactctgtaataagctgaaatagaattgcggttcctgtacactgcactccctctcattttgatctatcactgtatgaaattctattaaattccatccaataattttcaagttatgttccggacaagaaaaaagaaacaaagggcagttactCTGTAACtggctgaaatagagttatggttcttgtgcactgcacttcctctcattgtgctttaccattgtattaagttttaataaattccatctattAGTTTGTAAGGTAGTGTCTGGAAAAGtatttgacagcaaaaaaaaacaaataaagggcaattactcagtaattagctaatgtagagttatggttcttgaacactgcacttcctctcattgtgctttaccattgcatgaagttccaatgaattccatccagtacttttcaagttatactccggacaaacaaaagtaacaaagggcaataactcagtaataagcaagaatagagttatggttattgtacactgcacttcctctcattatgctctatcattgtatgaagtttaatccaattccatcgaGTAGTTGTTAAGTTATGCTcaggacaaggtaaattgcaacggaccgaccatcaaaccgacaaaccgaccaacggaccacagggtgactccaatatacccccttcaaacttcgtttgttgGGGGTATAATTGGCAATGTTGTAGGGACATGTAAATTAGTTTCTgtaataaaataagttattacaaaattacatacatgtgtgtgtgtgtgtgtgcgtgtgtgtgcgtgtgtgtgtgtgtgcagcGTGTGCATTTGTGAAAGTAGGCTTTTTACCCTGCCAATGGGGCTACATACATTTGTACTTTGAGATTTCTGTAGCCAAATCCAGACTTCTGTAGCCCCACAGCTTACAGAAAAACATTGGACAAAACTATGAGTACTTTTTATGATTTTAGACAAGGaataatataaaaactattcagtatgttattttattcagaactttaaAGATGCAAGTATTGGTTGGTCCTGTCAATCTGTGTTCAGTATTCAGaaatcctcggccattttccaccAAAACTGTTCTAAACACCACTGTTTTCTATGGAAAAACggccgaggagctccaaatGATTATCCGTAAGTAGGTAAATGGTGTCGAAGTAAACATTGACCtgacatatttttaatcaacaaGCCTGATGATTTCATCCTTATTTTATCCTAAATAATTTTTTCTTAGCCTGGGTAATTTTTTAGTCACCTCTGGCGATCCGGCTACCGTTAATTTCGCACACTGTATATGTAAAGATCTTACAGGATTTTGAAAATGAGATAACCAGAATAGAAGCAAAATTTACAGATTCTGTAAAAAAACTCGAGTATATGTTGGTTTCCAATCTCTTCCTGACTTTTAGTTTGTTGATTTGTTTAACTATTTAAGCTGAAACACAGAAATCTCATTGCTCCGACCTCCAACTATGATACTGTGTCTAGTAAACAATACTGCGCAAGGTTTGTAAAGTACATCTGCCAAGGTGGCCAGTTTGTGTTTGCCCTCCTTGTCCACCTGGGTCACTTTGTGGGACAGCTGTGAGCAGACAAACACATGTCCTCCATCACTCACACACACTGAAATAGGCAGATCAAAGTCCGGGTCCTGAAGAGTTGACAGAATGTTCCCACTTGTGTCAATGGTGATgagtttgtttgtgtgtaaagCTGGAATGTAGATGTTGGTGCCATCTCTGCTCACTGTGAATCTGCCCACTGTGACTCCGGCACTATTGTCTTCGTATATCATTTTCACTAGCTGACCTGACATTGTGTACTGGTAAATGGCTGTCAAGGATCCTACATATAGGTTACCATTGTGATGGGCAATACCGAAACAAAAATGTGGAAATGTTAACTGTCTTGTTACACCAATTGTACCACCAGTCACAGTGATGAAGTGCACACCTTTGTTACCGGCACCTAGAGTTACAGCAGCTTCATTTCCAGCAATGTGACAGACATGGTTTGGCGCAGGAATAAGCTTACATGAGGCCACCTGATAGTGGGAGTTCAGCAGCTTTAATTTGCTGTTGTCTGTGATCAAGATTTCTCCTCCAGGCATCTCACATAAACCATTTACTTTGCATTCACTATCACTGAGCAATTTTACAgagtattttgaactgtttttggtcataaaaacaaagtttgggtGTTGATATGGATCTTTGACAGGAATTCCTTCAATTTTTCCAAGTGTGTTTAATCCGGAAAGAAACTGTTTGATCCCGGGATCGGCCTGGAATGTTAGTGATATGTCAGGCTTAATGGACAGTTCCTGTAGCATGTTCTCTGCTTCTCTCATCTTGTGCTTGCATTTTTTGAAGGCTATAAAGAAGGTGTTGTCATCTTGCTGGGGTGAGATTATTTTTAAGCAAGTATTTAGTGTGTCAGTGAGCTGAGTGCATTTGTTTATGTCCTCCTGTAAGAAATCATCTGCCTCATGGAGTTGTTCTTGTAAGATGTCATTGGTCTTTTTCTCTATTTCATCAAACTTGTCATTCACTTTTTTCCTGAGTGACTTGATTTCTGCAAACAATGTATTCCCTGAGTCTTTGAGAGACTGTTTGTTGTGTGTCCTCTTCCTGGTGATTTCTTGAAGCCtgtgatttatgttttgtacatCAGGTGGCAGTTTTATGTAGtcagtttgttttttcaatcCATTGGCTAGATCAGGAACATGCTTGATGCTTTGACACATTCTGAAAAttgtgaatgttttattttctgagcTCTCACAGCATGAACATTATTCCGTatgctttttatgcccccaaaggtgggcatattaaaatcgcaccttCCGTCCATCCGTTCGTTCGTCCGTGTGtctggctcaataactcgtgtccgggctgtaactttcccttgtatggacagattttaaaataacttgccacatgtgttccacataccaagacaacgtgtcgcgtgcaagacccgtgtccctacctttaaggtcaaggtccaGGGTTCCCGcgggtcggtggaattaccgaaaatccgaaaatccccgtaaataccgaaaatcccttccattctctgaggtatatagcgttttctttaatacgcccggatttactactttattgtgttcgaatgttgtatgccgtaattgttggaggttggagaggggtggggaagcctggggagggtgggggtgggggtcgtggtgactaaaacccgggaccccctttcattttaCATCGAGTGTGCGAGGTGGTTTGTACGCCGGGAGTAATTACTTATTATTAGTGTCATCGCTTGTATGCCATAGTTGGTTGTAGAGAGGGGAAGGGGAGTCGGTGGAGGGGTGTTGGGGTGACTTAAACGTAATCAAAACCAACGAAgtatgataacaagatttattCATTCAGTTTCGTTTATGAAAATTGAACTGTATTGGATGACACCGCACAGCAAGACACTTAAATGTGCGATCTGATAAGACAGCAGACGGTAATAAAgatacacagaagttgtgtactgTACATGGGCTGAAGTTATTTTGTTATcgtagatattgatatttaatgttttaacttcaaactagtaattcaattgatatcaaattatagttttttattgattttctgatttttaatatgtcgtacattgattgtttaatagcttttgtattgatattgcttgtaattagttatcagtttatattgttgaaagcgcctttgaac
The sequence above is drawn from the Mya arenaria isolate MELC-2E11 chromosome 14, ASM2691426v1 genome and encodes:
- the LOC128217106 gene encoding uncharacterized protein LOC128217106, with amino-acid sequence MNKYLNRVIFKKEIMASNFESVEHASDLIHDFVCSPCKDDGLNNEAKFFCDECKKYYCNNCVLLHNKLFRTHSVLGRQDVSKWLGYAGLSPIEICDKHGDKKIELLCEDHDELCCHICVSLNHRMCQSIKHVPDLANGLKKQTDYIKLPPDVQNINHRLQEITRKRTHNKQSLKDSGNTLFAEIKSLRKKVNDKFDEIEKKTNDILQEQLHEADDFLQEDINKCTQLTDTLNTCLKIISPQQDDNTFFIAFKKCKHKMREAENMLQELSIKPDISLTFQADPGIKQFLSGLNTLGKIEGIPVKDPYQHPNFVFMTKNSSKYSVKLLSDSECKVNGLCEMPGGEILITDNSKLKLLNSHYQVASCKLIPAPNHVCHIAGNEAAVTLGAGNKGVHFITVTGGTIGVTRQLTFPHFCFGIAHHNGNLYVGSLTAIYQYTMSGQLVKMIYEDNSAGVTVGRFTVSRDGTNIYIPALHTNKLITIDTSGNILSTLQDPDFDLPISVCVSDGGHVFVCSQLSHKVTQVDKEGKHKLATLADVLYKPCAVLFTRHSIIVGGRSNEISVFQLK